The following proteins are encoded in a genomic region of Dyadobacter sp. UC 10:
- a CDS encoding sodium:solute symporter family transporter, translating to MQELQALDYVVFFFYFIVVSGYGYWIYQRKRSNVESTKDFFLAEGSLTWWAIGASLIASNISAEQFIGMSGNGFSMGLAISTYEWMAAATLVIVAVFFMPIYLKNKIYTMPQFLSTRYNPTVSLIMAVFWLALYILVNLTSILYLGALAVSGISGLDFQFCMIALAVFAIIITIGGMKVIGFTDVIQVFFLVIGGLATTYLAVNLVSATDGMEGITAGFKLMRDNHDDHFHMIFPKSSPFYMQLPGLTVLLGGMWIVNLNYWGCNQYITQRALGADLKTARNGILFAAFLKLLMPVIVVLPGIAAYALYSKGMFQTEMLGEDGVINADKAYPVLLNLLPAGLKGLSFAALTAAVVASLAGKANSISTIFTLDIFKNYIGKDASEKTLVRIGRIVVVVSMILAIVVSPYMGIDKKGGFQFIQEMTGLLSPGIFASFIMGFFWKRTNSAGALFAIVGGFLIALAMHNNYFPFADWTQVPFLDRMGLVFLICVVVMVILGLVMPDEKKGLAIDSSMFVPHRGFIIGAVIVIGMITYLYAHFW from the coding sequence ATGCAAGAATTACAGGCCCTTGATTACGTCGTTTTTTTCTTCTACTTCATAGTTGTCTCCGGTTATGGTTATTGGATTTATCAACGAAAAAGGTCTAATGTAGAATCGACCAAAGATTTCTTTCTCGCCGAAGGTTCCCTGACTTGGTGGGCCATCGGAGCATCGCTTATCGCCTCCAATATCTCAGCAGAACAATTTATCGGAATGTCCGGGAACGGGTTTTCGATGGGGCTCGCGATTTCTACTTATGAATGGATGGCAGCAGCAACTTTAGTTATAGTCGCTGTTTTTTTTATGCCTATTTATTTAAAGAACAAGATCTACACCATGCCGCAGTTTCTGAGCACGCGTTATAACCCAACGGTGAGTCTGATTATGGCGGTTTTCTGGCTGGCGCTCTACATTCTGGTCAACCTGACCTCGATTCTGTACCTCGGGGCACTTGCGGTTTCGGGTATTTCGGGACTTGATTTTCAGTTTTGTATGATCGCACTCGCTGTTTTTGCGATCATTATTACAATCGGCGGAATGAAAGTGATTGGTTTTACCGATGTAATTCAGGTATTCTTTTTAGTAATCGGAGGTCTGGCCACGACTTACCTGGCTGTTAACCTGGTATCCGCCACAGACGGAATGGAAGGTATCACAGCGGGTTTCAAGCTGATGCGTGACAACCACGATGACCATTTTCATATGATATTCCCCAAAAGCAGCCCTTTTTACATGCAGCTACCGGGGTTGACCGTGCTTCTGGGCGGGATGTGGATTGTGAACCTCAACTACTGGGGCTGCAACCAGTACATCACCCAGCGTGCATTGGGTGCGGATTTGAAAACGGCCAGAAATGGTATTCTTTTCGCAGCTTTTTTAAAATTACTGATGCCTGTGATCGTGGTATTGCCAGGTATCGCAGCCTATGCATTATACAGTAAGGGAATGTTTCAAACCGAAATGCTGGGCGAAGATGGCGTAATCAATGCCGATAAAGCATATCCTGTACTACTTAACCTGTTGCCTGCCGGTTTGAAAGGCCTTTCATTCGCAGCATTGACAGCCGCGGTAGTAGCGTCTCTTGCCGGAAAAGCAAATAGTATCTCGACCATTTTTACATTGGATATCTTTAAAAACTACATCGGTAAAGATGCCAGCGAAAAAACGCTGGTAAGGATTGGTCGTATCGTAGTTGTAGTATCCATGATCCTCGCAATCGTCGTTTCTCCTTATATGGGAATCGATAAAAAGGGTGGTTTTCAGTTTATCCAGGAAATGACCGGACTGCTTTCTCCGGGTATTTTTGCTTCATTTATTATGGGTTTTTTCTGGAAAAGAACCAATTCTGCCGGTGCATTATTTGCGATAGTAGGCGGTTTTCTGATTGCACTGGCTATGCATAATAACTATTTCCCATTCGCAGACTGGACACAGGTTCCTTTCCTTGACCGCATGGGTCTCGTGTTCCTGATTTGTGTGGTGGTAATGGTGATCCTTGGATTAGTTATGCCGGATGAGAAAAAAGGCCTGGCGATCGACTCGTCGATGTTCGTACCGCACCGCGGCTTCATTATCGGCGCTGTAATCGTGATCGGAATGATCACGTACCTTTATGCGCACTTCTGGTAG
- the purH gene encoding bifunctional phosphoribosylaminoimidazolecarboxamide formyltransferase/IMP cyclohydrolase: MSKKIQSALISVYYKDGLEPLVRLLHTNGVKLYSTGGTQTFIENLNIPVTAAEELTGYPSIFGGRVKTLHPAIMGGILYRRDDEGDVAQAAQYNIPAIDMVVVDLYPFEETVASGASEEDIIEKIDIGGISLIRATAKNFKDTLIVSSRAQYAEVVELLTAKAGTTDLEDRRYYAGQAFGVSSHYDGAINRFFTSGKEKTEKDLFDFTSLESQTLRYGENPHQNATYYGDLEGIFEKLHGKELSYNNLVDVDACVNLIDEFQDADPTFAIIKHTNACGIATAATAREAYDNALACDPVSAFGGVVITNTKVDLATAEELNKLFMEILIAPEYEEEALQLLKSKKNRILLKRNAVDLPQIMFKTILNGVLVQDKDLSTEVASQYTTVTEKAPTDQELTAMEFALKVCKHTKSNTIVLAKENQLIASGTGQTSRVDALRQAIEKANAFGFDLNGAVMASDAFFPFADCVEIAHKAGITAVVQPGGSIRDKDSVEYCNANSIAMVTTGVRHFKH; the protein is encoded by the coding sequence ATGTCTAAAAAAATCCAATCCGCACTTATTTCTGTGTATTATAAGGACGGACTTGAACCTTTGGTTCGCCTTCTGCACACCAATGGTGTAAAATTATACTCAACCGGCGGCACGCAGACTTTCATTGAAAATCTGAATATCCCTGTTACCGCAGCGGAAGAATTGACAGGTTATCCTTCCATTTTCGGGGGCAGGGTAAAAACTTTGCACCCTGCTATCATGGGCGGCATTTTATATCGTCGCGATGACGAAGGCGACGTGGCCCAGGCTGCGCAATACAACATTCCGGCGATCGATATGGTGGTTGTGGATTTGTATCCGTTCGAAGAAACCGTAGCGTCCGGGGCAAGCGAAGAGGATATTATTGAAAAGATAGACATTGGCGGAATCTCTCTCATCCGCGCTACTGCTAAGAACTTCAAGGATACGCTGATCGTATCTTCCCGCGCGCAATATGCGGAAGTGGTCGAGCTGCTTACTGCCAAAGCAGGTACGACCGACCTGGAAGACCGCCGCTACTATGCGGGGCAGGCATTCGGGGTTTCGTCGCATTATGACGGGGCGATCAATCGCTTTTTTACTTCAGGCAAAGAGAAAACAGAGAAGGATTTATTCGATTTCACCAGCCTGGAATCACAGACTTTGCGTTACGGAGAAAACCCACACCAGAATGCGACTTACTATGGCGATCTGGAAGGTATATTTGAAAAGCTGCACGGAAAAGAGCTTTCCTATAACAACCTCGTGGACGTGGATGCATGCGTAAACCTGATCGACGAATTTCAGGACGCAGACCCGACATTTGCGATTATCAAACATACCAATGCATGCGGAATTGCCACTGCGGCCACAGCCAGGGAAGCTTATGACAATGCACTGGCCTGCGACCCGGTTTCTGCTTTTGGCGGTGTAGTGATTACCAATACAAAAGTTGACCTGGCCACTGCTGAAGAGCTGAACAAACTTTTCATGGAAATCCTGATCGCCCCGGAATACGAAGAGGAAGCCCTGCAACTTTTGAAATCTAAGAAAAACAGGATACTGCTGAAAAGAAATGCAGTCGACCTGCCGCAAATCATGTTCAAAACTATTCTGAACGGGGTTTTGGTACAGGATAAAGACCTTTCAACAGAAGTAGCTTCACAATATACAACTGTTACAGAAAAGGCACCGACGGATCAGGAGCTGACTGCGATGGAATTTGCATTGAAAGTTTGCAAGCATACCAAGTCTAACACCATCGTTTTAGCGAAGGAAAACCAACTGATCGCCAGCGGTACCGGGCAAACTTCCCGTGTGGACGCATTGCGCCAGGCGATTGAGAAAGCCAACGCTTTTGGGTTTGATCTAAATGGCGCTGTAATGGCGTCGGATGCGTTTTTCCCGTTTGCGGATTGCGTAGAAATCGCGCACAAGGCAGGTATTACAGCAGTGGTACAGCCGGGAGGTTCGATCCGGGATAAAGATTCGGTAGAATATTGCAACGCAAACAGTATCGCAATGGTTACCACCGGCGTTCGGCACTTCAAGCATTGA
- a CDS encoding SDR family oxidoreductase: MNLDLKGKTAIVCGATQGIGLASAVELALLSANVTLVARNEEKLREALETLDSSAGQLHRYFVADFSDHEQVKEAVENYLRLCPDVHILVNNTGGPSGGPIIEAETEQFLKTFQMHVINNQFLVQSVVPSMKNAGYGRIVNIISTSVKQPIVGLGVSHTIRGAVASWGKTLSLEIAQYGITVNNVLPGYTETARLDAVLGMRAKSQNKSPEEVAREMEAGIPIRRFTKAEETGAAVAFLCSPAAASINGVNLPVDGGRTESM, from the coding sequence ATGAACCTGGACTTAAAAGGAAAAACCGCAATTGTGTGCGGAGCTACGCAGGGTATCGGCCTCGCTTCGGCAGTTGAACTTGCATTATTGAGTGCAAATGTGACGCTGGTTGCCCGGAATGAAGAAAAATTAAGAGAAGCCCTGGAAACTCTGGACAGTTCGGCCGGCCAGCTGCACCGGTATTTTGTTGCTGATTTTTCAGATCATGAACAGGTCAAAGAAGCGGTTGAAAACTACCTGCGGCTTTGCCCGGATGTCCACATTCTGGTGAACAATACAGGCGGTCCTTCGGGCGGCCCGATTATCGAAGCCGAAACGGAGCAATTCCTGAAAACTTTTCAAATGCATGTGATCAACAACCAATTCCTCGTGCAGTCGGTGGTGCCCTCGATGAAAAACGCTGGGTACGGACGGATTGTGAATATCATCAGTACTTCCGTAAAACAGCCGATCGTGGGGCTCGGGGTTTCCCATACGATCCGGGGAGCGGTGGCAAGCTGGGGCAAGACATTGTCGCTCGAAATCGCGCAATATGGAATAACAGTGAACAATGTACTGCCCGGATATACCGAAACTGCACGTCTGGATGCAGTGCTGGGAATGCGTGCCAAATCGCAGAACAAGTCGCCCGAGGAAGTAGCCCGGGAGATGGAGGCTGGCATCCCGATCAGGCGATTTACCAAAGCGGAAGAAACCGGCGCCGCCGTCGCATTTCTCTGCAGCCCGGCCGCAGCGAGTATCAACGGCGTGAATTTGCCGGTTGATGGCGGGAGGACGGAGAGTATGTAA
- a CDS encoding VCBS repeat-containing protein has protein sequence MEEYDFDLLTSEKTGIDFSNTLKPTKDFNIFYYMYFYNGGGVGAGDLNNDGLIDLCFTANQGANKIYLNKSELQFEDVTDKANFTGGKGWSNGVSIVDINQDGMLDIYISQVGEFESMKGHNLLFVCQEITKEGIPVYAEKSKEYGLDLVVFGTQALFFDYDLDGDLDMFQLNHSVHQNGTFGRRALFENTSHPLAGDKLFRNDNGKFFEVTKEAGIHNSALGYGLGLGVGDINFDGYPDMYIGNDFHENDYLYINQKNGAFSDDTESALMHTSQFSMGVDIADLNNDVFPEIVSLDMLPSDYEILKKSEGEDVYSIFRYKIRQGYNYQFARNNLQYNNGNGTFSEIGMYSGVHATDWSWAALFTDFNNDGLKDLFISSGIPKRMNDTDYIKFVSSDVVQERIRNKNFDENDPGLADMLPEIKLPNQFFSNQGELAFRDLTGMVRNDQESYSNGAVYADLDNDGDLDIVTNNINEKAFVYENLNDRKAGKNEHLRLYLKGNKGNLNAIGAKCLVFDNGKVQNYEKFPVRGFQSSMEIPFNIGLGKKGNVDSVLLIWPDNRFQRLKPADLRDSLFLAYQENMPVFDYEKFKSARHSRSYSYEDIAAELGVAVNHEENNFVEFDRNSLIPFEVTADGPALAVADINHDGLEDIFVGSAKRQRNHLFLQTNTGKFRESFQPALAADSVYEEIDAQWVDVNQDAHLDLVVATGGNEYSNKSPYQMPRIYLNDGKGNLTVKADAFTDIYVTASCVVPFDFTGDGIVDLFIGGRAVPINYGEVPKSCLLKNDGSGKFTDVTGQYGEEVASAGYVKSAKLADMDRDGDQDLLLALEWDGICMFRNDGKRFTKTMLTDRKGWWNFAMPYDFDGDGDLDILAGNLGSNSRLKATREQPVNMYINDYDGNGRKEPILTYYLNGKEVLFPTKLELEKQIPMIRKKYIYATQFAKASITELLGEDKISNAQLLSADYFQNAVLVNDGKGKFDIKPLPYMAQWSPFYDAQVIDANGDKLPDVLVMGNFYHCNIQMGRYDSDFGTILINQGVCNFLPGSMNGLQVKGQVKKLRKIKIKSTEAIVVARNDKELMVIKSNE, from the coding sequence TTGGAGGAGTATGATTTTGATCTGCTGACGTCGGAAAAGACCGGTATTGACTTTTCAAATACGCTTAAACCTACCAAGGATTTCAACATATTTTACTATATGTATTTCTACAATGGCGGGGGAGTAGGAGCGGGAGATTTGAATAACGATGGCCTAATAGATCTGTGTTTCACGGCTAACCAGGGTGCCAATAAGATCTACCTCAACAAGTCGGAGTTGCAATTTGAAGACGTGACTGACAAAGCCAATTTCACCGGTGGAAAGGGTTGGTCAAACGGGGTGTCTATCGTAGATATTAACCAGGATGGAATGCTGGATATTTATATCAGTCAGGTCGGAGAATTTGAGTCGATGAAGGGACATAACTTACTGTTCGTTTGTCAGGAAATCACCAAGGAGGGAATTCCGGTCTATGCTGAAAAATCGAAAGAGTATGGTCTGGATCTCGTAGTTTTTGGAACGCAGGCGCTGTTTTTCGATTACGATCTCGACGGCGACCTCGACATGTTCCAACTTAACCATTCGGTGCACCAAAATGGGACTTTCGGGCGCAGGGCACTTTTTGAAAACACTTCGCACCCACTTGCCGGCGACAAACTGTTCAGAAATGATAACGGGAAGTTTTTTGAAGTTACCAAAGAAGCTGGGATCCACAACTCGGCGCTGGGTTACGGCCTGGGACTGGGCGTAGGGGATATCAATTTTGATGGTTACCCCGACATGTACATTGGTAATGACTTCCACGAAAACGATTACCTGTATATCAATCAGAAAAACGGGGCATTCAGTGATGACACAGAGTCTGCGCTGATGCACACCAGTCAGTTTTCTATGGGTGTCGACATTGCCGACCTGAACAATGACGTTTTCCCGGAAATCGTATCACTCGATATGCTTCCTTCGGATTATGAAATTCTCAAAAAATCTGAGGGTGAAGATGTGTACAGCATTTTCAGATATAAAATCAGGCAAGGCTACAATTACCAGTTTGCCCGCAATAACCTTCAATACAACAATGGAAACGGTACATTCAGCGAGATAGGAATGTATTCCGGCGTGCATGCAACCGATTGGTCATGGGCGGCGCTTTTCACTGATTTCAATAATGACGGACTAAAAGACCTTTTTATTTCCAGTGGAATCCCGAAGCGTATGAATGATACGGACTACATCAAGTTTGTGTCCAGCGATGTGGTTCAGGAGCGGATCAGAAACAAGAATTTCGACGAAAATGACCCGGGTCTGGCTGATATGTTACCCGAGATCAAGCTTCCCAATCAATTTTTTTCCAACCAGGGGGAACTGGCATTCAGGGATTTAACCGGTATGGTTCGAAATGATCAGGAATCGTACTCGAATGGTGCGGTTTACGCGGATCTCGATAATGACGGGGATCTTGATATTGTGACAAATAATATCAATGAGAAGGCTTTCGTTTATGAAAATCTTAACGACAGGAAGGCGGGAAAAAACGAACATCTGAGATTATACCTGAAAGGGAACAAGGGCAATTTGAACGCAATCGGAGCAAAATGCCTGGTATTCGATAACGGCAAAGTGCAAAATTATGAGAAGTTTCCTGTGCGGGGTTTCCAGTCGAGCATGGAAATACCTTTCAATATAGGTTTGGGCAAAAAGGGAAATGTGGATTCCGTATTACTGATCTGGCCGGACAACCGCTTTCAAAGATTGAAACCTGCTGATCTGCGGGACTCGTTGTTTTTGGCTTATCAGGAAAATATGCCTGTTTTCGATTACGAAAAATTCAAATCGGCCCGACACAGTCGGTCTTATTCATACGAGGATATCGCCGCCGAACTGGGCGTTGCGGTAAATCATGAGGAAAATAATTTTGTGGAATTTGACCGGAATTCGCTGATTCCCTTTGAAGTAACTGCCGACGGACCTGCCCTCGCAGTTGCTGATATTAACCACGACGGACTTGAAGATATATTCGTTGGGTCAGCTAAAAGGCAGAGGAACCATCTTTTCCTGCAAACGAACACGGGTAAATTCAGGGAGTCATTTCAGCCGGCATTGGCGGCTGATAGTGTCTATGAAGAAATCGATGCCCAGTGGGTTGACGTCAACCAGGATGCACATTTGGATCTGGTGGTTGCAACTGGCGGAAATGAATATAGTAACAAATCGCCTTATCAAATGCCCCGCATTTATCTGAACGACGGGAAGGGCAATCTCACGGTCAAAGCAGATGCATTTACAGATATTTATGTGACGGCATCCTGTGTGGTTCCGTTCGATTTCACAGGTGACGGCATTGTCGATTTGTTTATCGGCGGACGGGCAGTGCCGATTAATTATGGCGAGGTACCAAAGTCCTGCTTATTGAAAAATGACGGGTCTGGGAAATTTACCGATGTGACCGGTCAATATGGGGAAGAGGTAGCTTCGGCAGGCTATGTCAAGAGCGCAAAACTGGCGGATATGGATCGTGATGGAGATCAGGACTTGCTGCTGGCATTAGAATGGGATGGTATTTGCATGTTCCGGAATGATGGTAAACGGTTTACAAAAACAATGTTGACAGATCGCAAAGGCTGGTGGAATTTTGCTATGCCTTATGACTTTGACGGAGACGGCGACCTTGATATTCTGGCAGGGAACCTGGGATCAAACAGTCGGCTGAAAGCGACGAGGGAGCAGCCGGTTAATATGTATATCAATGATTATGATGGAAATGGGCGAAAAGAACCTATCCTGACTTATTACCTGAATGGTAAAGAAGTGCTTTTCCCAACTAAACTTGAACTGGAGAAGCAGATTCCGATGATCCGGAAGAAATATATTTACGCAACTCAATTTGCGAAAGCAAGTATAACGGAGCTGCTCGGCGAAGACAAAATTTCCAATGCTCAGTTGCTCTCTGCCGATTATTTTCAAAATGCAGTATTGGTAAATGACGGGAAAGGTAAATTTGATATCAAACCATTGCCGTATATGGCGCAATGGTCACCTTTTTACGACGCGCAGGTGATCGACGCCAATGGCGACAAGCTTCCCGACGTGCTTGTGATGGGGAATTTTTATCACTGCAACATTCAGATGGGGCGTTATGACAGTGATTTTGGGACCATTCTGATTAACCAGGGTGTCTGTAATTTCCTGCCAGGTTCAATGAATGGTCTGCAGGTGAAAGGTCAGGTGAAAAAGCTGCGGAAAATCAAGATCAAATCGACCGAGGCAATTGTAGTTGCCCGAAATGACAAAGAGCTGATGGTGATTAAGAGCAACGAATAG
- a CDS encoding VCBS repeat-containing protein gives MKRILRISWGIVVSVTLLLASFSCETTEKPEGLFKELDASETGIDFVNKVEDSEDVNIFNYRNFYNGGGVAIGDINNDGLADIYFTANMGENKLYINKGNWKFEDVTEKAGVGEPSKWSTGVVMVDINGDNLLDLYVCNAGYQKFVNKQGNSLYINNGDLTFTESAAAYGLAETGYTTHATFLDYDLDGDLDAYILNNSFIPVNTLNYANDRNLRAKDWPVKDFLKGGGAKLLRNDDGKFVDVSEEAGIYGSLIGFGLGITVGDINGDEYPDIYICNDFYEKDYLYINQRDGTFSEQLEKRMKHTSLSSMGADMADMNNDGFPELFVTDMLPRDEYRYKTTTSFENHYLFNLKREKGFYNQYMQNSLQMNNQDGTFSEIANYSGVAASDWSWGALLFDADNDSKTDIYVSNGIFHDILDQDFIDFFANEVTLKIVMSGEKESMQNVIDKMPSTPIANNFFHNEGNLKFNERAEEFGLGTKSFSNGAAYADLDNDGDLDLVVNNVNQPCFIYKNRSETVIQKNHYLKLKLLGEGKNTYAIGAKVEVYAGKEIFSKQLHPARGFQSSTEYPITMGLGKLTQVDSVRVIWPNRKMTVKTGIGTDQVLALSIKDADREVGEARPNFRTLMDAVEKNPFEAHRENKYEDFYNERNIPVMLSREGPKAAIGDVNGDGKDDIFIGGAKGQGGQLYLQKGNGFVKSPQKIFSDLADFEDTAATFFDTDGDGDQDLVVGSGGNETLKNSAELPTRLYINDGNGNFAINTRALPPNAMNTAVIAAHDYDQDGDIDLFVGSRNVPKEYGSTPKSYLYENDGKGFFKEIGKTIAPQFARLGMIRDAHWADIDGDKSKELIVAGDWMAPEIFKYANGRFEKVKSGLDGYAGFWGCIEVEDMDGDGDLDLVLGNLGENFSLKAGPESPLKIWINDFNKNGTIETVMSKTADSKDLPILLKRELTTQYPFLKKKAVKHSEFAVKTVQDLFSADLLNASVSKSITYLKSVIAVNDGKGNFKFTPLPQMVQLSCLNAIQTQDVNNDGKPDLIVGGNFTHFIPQLGALDACRGNVLINKGNMQFDVLQSNQSGFAIEGEVKQISPIDIQGAPHLIGLVNNAAPVLFKINKM, from the coding sequence ATGAAAAGAATCTTACGTATTTCTTGGGGCATTGTAGTATCAGTAACTCTTTTATTGGCTTCTTTCTCTTGTGAGACGACTGAGAAACCAGAAGGGTTATTCAAAGAATTGGACGCGTCTGAAACGGGAATAGACTTTGTGAATAAAGTCGAGGATTCGGAAGATGTGAATATTTTCAATTACCGCAATTTCTACAATGGCGGGGGGGTAGCGATCGGGGATATTAATAACGACGGCCTGGCAGATATCTACTTCACTGCTAACATGGGCGAAAATAAGCTCTATATCAACAAAGGGAATTGGAAATTCGAGGATGTGACCGAGAAAGCCGGCGTTGGCGAGCCTTCCAAATGGAGTACCGGGGTGGTAATGGTAGATATCAATGGCGACAACCTGCTTGACCTGTACGTTTGCAATGCAGGTTACCAGAAATTTGTAAACAAGCAAGGAAATTCTCTCTATATCAATAACGGGGATTTAACTTTTACCGAATCCGCAGCGGCATACGGACTTGCGGAAACGGGTTATACAACGCACGCTACCTTTCTGGATTATGACCTCGATGGCGACCTCGATGCGTACATTCTCAATAACAGCTTTATACCCGTAAATACACTCAATTACGCTAACGACCGGAATTTACGGGCAAAAGACTGGCCTGTGAAGGATTTTTTAAAAGGGGGCGGCGCAAAACTGCTTAGAAACGATGATGGAAAGTTCGTAGACGTGAGCGAGGAAGCTGGCATCTACGGAAGCCTGATCGGATTTGGGCTTGGGATCACAGTTGGCGATATCAATGGGGATGAATACCCGGACATCTACATCTGCAATGATTTTTACGAAAAGGATTACCTGTATATCAACCAACGGGACGGCACGTTTTCTGAACAGCTTGAAAAAAGGATGAAGCATACCAGCCTGTCTTCCATGGGGGCGGATATGGCTGATATGAACAATGATGGTTTTCCGGAACTGTTCGTGACCGATATGCTTCCAAGGGACGAGTACCGGTACAAAACGACCACCTCTTTTGAAAATCACTATTTATTTAATCTTAAAAGAGAAAAAGGGTTCTATAATCAATACATGCAGAACAGTCTGCAAATGAATAACCAGGACGGCACATTCAGTGAAATTGCCAATTATTCGGGTGTTGCTGCAAGTGACTGGAGCTGGGGAGCCTTATTATTCGATGCAGATAATGATTCGAAAACGGATATCTATGTTTCCAACGGTATTTTTCACGATATCCTGGATCAGGACTTTATCGATTTTTTTGCTAATGAAGTGACGCTCAAAATAGTGATGTCCGGGGAGAAGGAGAGTATGCAGAATGTCATCGACAAGATGCCTTCCACCCCAATTGCCAACAATTTTTTCCACAATGAAGGCAACCTGAAGTTTAATGAAAGGGCGGAGGAGTTCGGCCTGGGAACTAAATCTTTTTCTAACGGCGCAGCTTATGCCGATCTCGATAACGATGGTGACCTGGACCTGGTTGTAAACAATGTGAACCAGCCCTGCTTTATTTACAAAAACAGATCGGAGACGGTAATTCAAAAAAATCACTATTTGAAATTAAAATTGCTGGGAGAAGGTAAAAACACTTATGCCATTGGTGCCAAGGTAGAGGTATATGCCGGGAAAGAGATTTTTAGCAAACAGCTTCATCCCGCGCGCGGCTTTCAATCCAGCACTGAATACCCTATTACAATGGGATTGGGTAAGCTGACCCAGGTGGATTCTGTGAGGGTGATTTGGCCTAATCGTAAAATGACTGTGAAAACCGGGATTGGTACGGACCAGGTTTTAGCGCTTTCGATCAAGGATGCTGATCGGGAAGTGGGTGAGGCCCGGCCCAATTTCCGTACATTAATGGATGCTGTTGAAAAGAATCCATTTGAGGCGCACCGGGAAAATAAGTACGAAGATTTTTACAACGAGAGAAATATCCCTGTAATGCTCTCGCGGGAAGGCCCTAAGGCGGCGATCGGAGATGTAAATGGCGATGGGAAAGACGATATTTTCATTGGCGGCGCAAAAGGGCAGGGGGGGCAGCTATACCTGCAGAAAGGCAACGGTTTTGTGAAAAGCCCCCAGAAAATTTTCAGCGATCTGGCTGATTTCGAAGATACAGCTGCTACATTTTTTGATACTGATGGTGACGGCGACCAGGATTTGGTCGTGGGCAGCGGAGGGAATGAGACATTGAAAAATAGTGCAGAGTTGCCCACCAGGTTATATATTAATGACGGAAATGGCAATTTTGCGATTAACACGCGTGCATTGCCGCCCAATGCAATGAACACCGCAGTGATAGCCGCACACGACTACGACCAGGACGGAGATATTGACCTGTTTGTTGGTAGCCGGAACGTGCCGAAAGAATACGGATCAACACCCAAAAGTTATCTGTACGAAAATGACGGGAAAGGTTTTTTCAAGGAGATAGGCAAAACTATTGCACCGCAATTTGCCAGACTGGGGATGATACGGGACGCACATTGGGCGGATATCGACGGAGACAAGTCGAAAGAGTTGATCGTGGCAGGCGATTGGATGGCGCCTGAAATCTTTAAATATGCTAATGGCAGATTCGAAAAAGTCAAGTCAGGGCTGGACGGATATGCTGGTTTCTGGGGTTGTATAGAAGTGGAAGATATGGATGGTGACGGCGACCTGGATCTCGTATTGGGTAACCTTGGAGAAAACTTTTCTTTGAAAGCTGGCCCGGAATCTCCATTGAAAATTTGGATCAACGATTTTAACAAAAATGGGACGATTGAAACCGTTATGTCCAAGACGGCGGACTCGAAGGATCTGCCTATTTTGCTTAAACGGGAATTAACGACACAGTATCCTTTTCTTAAAAAGAAAGCCGTAAAACATTCCGAATTTGCGGTTAAGACGGTCCAGGACCTTTTTTCGGCAGATTTGCTGAATGCATCCGTTTCAAAGTCCATAACTTATCTCAAATCTGTCATCGCCGTAAATGATGGAAAAGGGAATTTCAAATTTACTCCCCTCCCGCAGATGGTGCAGCTCTCCTGCCTGAATGCTATCCAGACACAGGACGTCAATAATGATGGCAAGCCAGACCTGATCGTAGGCGGAAATTTTACGCATTTCATTCCGCAGCTGGGCGCGCTCGATGCTTGTCGGGGTAACGTGTTAATTAACAAAGGCAATATGCAGTTCGACGTTTTGCAAAGTAACCAAAGCGGTTTTGCGATCGAAGGAGAAGTGAAGCAGATCAGCCCGATCGACATTCAAGGAGCGCCGCATCTGATCGGTTTAGTTAATAATGCTGCCCCGGTCCTCTTCAAAATAAACAAAATGTAA